One window from the genome of Marinobacter sp. LV10R510-11A encodes:
- the gltX gene encoding glutamate--tRNA ligase: MTVRTRIAPSPTGDPHVGTAYVALFNLCFARQHGGQFILRIEDTDQVRSTPESEQEILKALRWLGLNWDEGPDVGGPHGPYRQSERKHSYGQYAEDLVTAGHAFYCFRTPEELDVIREDRKAHGLNPGIKGNLEISQEEVKRRLDAGESYVIRMKVPDEGTCEIDDMLRGIIEIDWAQVDCQILLKSDGMPTYHLANVVDDHLMEITHVLRGEEWINSAPKHKLLYEYFGWDMPALCHLPLLRNPDKSKLSKRKNPTSINFYERMGFLPEAVTNYLGRMGWSMPDEREKFTLDEMIANFDIQRVSLGGPVFDVEKLRWLNGQWLRDELTEDQFVERMRQWWFNEDALKALVPHIKGRAEVFSDVAPMAQFMFSGMLDLKPEDFAHNKLEESQIKRVLQFTLWKLEAQRHWSKDTIFADIKFLAKAMDLKMGDFMFSVFVAIAGTPNSWSVMDSMDVLGPDMTRARLRKALELLGGFSKKETKKVEKEYAALGA; the protein is encoded by the coding sequence ATGACTGTACGTACCCGAATTGCTCCATCACCCACCGGTGATCCACACGTTGGTACCGCCTACGTGGCCCTGTTCAACCTGTGTTTTGCCCGGCAGCATGGTGGACAGTTTATTCTGCGTATAGAAGACACGGATCAAGTGCGCAGTACGCCAGAATCGGAACAGGAGATCCTCAAGGCGTTGCGTTGGCTTGGGCTCAATTGGGATGAAGGCCCCGATGTAGGTGGGCCCCACGGGCCGTATCGCCAGTCTGAGCGCAAGCATTCTTACGGCCAGTACGCGGAAGACTTGGTTACTGCGGGCCACGCGTTCTATTGTTTCCGCACGCCGGAAGAATTGGATGTTATTCGTGAGGATCGTAAGGCACACGGCCTGAACCCTGGCATCAAAGGAAATCTTGAGATTTCTCAGGAAGAGGTTAAACGCCGCTTGGATGCGGGTGAGTCCTACGTAATTCGTATGAAGGTGCCAGATGAAGGCACCTGCGAAATTGATGACATGCTTCGGGGCATTATTGAAATCGATTGGGCGCAGGTGGATTGCCAAATCCTACTGAAATCCGATGGCATGCCGACTTACCACTTGGCTAACGTGGTTGACGACCACCTGATGGAAATTACCCACGTGCTGCGTGGCGAAGAATGGATTAATTCTGCGCCCAAACACAAGTTGTTGTACGAGTATTTTGGCTGGGACATGCCGGCACTCTGCCACCTGCCACTGCTGCGTAACCCGGATAAGAGCAAGCTTTCCAAACGCAAGAACCCGACCAGCATTAATTTTTATGAGCGCATGGGCTTCCTGCCTGAAGCAGTAACTAACTACTTGGGCCGTATGGGCTGGTCTATGCCGGATGAACGCGAAAAGTTCACTCTGGATGAAATGATCGCAAACTTCGACATTCAACGTGTCTCTCTTGGCGGCCCGGTTTTTGATGTGGAGAAGCTGCGCTGGCTAAACGGCCAGTGGCTGCGGGACGAACTTACAGAAGACCAGTTTGTCGAACGCATGCGTCAGTGGTGGTTTAACGAAGATGCGCTCAAGGCGCTGGTGCCGCATATTAAGGGTAGGGCAGAAGTGTTCTCCGATGTAGCGCCCATGGCGCAGTTCATGTTCTCAGGCATGCTAGACCTGAAGCCGGAAGACTTTGCGCACAACAAGCTGGAAGAGAGTCAGATTAAGCGAGTGCTTCAGTTCACCTTGTGGAAGCTGGAAGCCCAGCGTCATTGGAGCAAGGATACTATCTTCGCCGATATTAAATTCTTGGCTAAGGCCATGGATCTGAAAATGGGCGACTTCATGTTCTCTGTTTTCGTAGCCATTGCGGGTACGCCGAACTCTTGGTCTGTTATGGACTCCATGGATGTGCTTGGCCCAGACATGACCCGTGCCCGTTTGCGCAAGGCTTTGGAGCTGCTTGGTGGCTTCTCTAAGAAAGAAACTAAGAAGGTGGAAAAAGAGTACGCGGCGCTGGGTGCTTAG
- a CDS encoding acyl-CoA dehydrogenase family protein, whose product MAPSLLSADDLQPLLDEVSRFCSAEMALITIRPETPASVEDISKLSQSAFEFGILPGDSQEPDFALWEQPENVNAIAFSIDALKQIASVNASIALAWHRNALARFLARSIESRLTAAQQAPLALTVISTGHHGLARGSLARWLNQKAVNEDQSMLADWLDRDVHKTTVTAPSQWQNLIWPVWHNGVMSWQFLNRREIAITPCLPQHGLDELNTWQVSASLEAGVVNKATQQQVSSMLILDALGLLAIAAGINQHGETMAQAFASQRRQGGQVINQHAAVQSMLATIEQAQWETEITLGSLTKPLSALTVKDALMARQQLHPKLCLAANLVMQVHGGLGYMQDCGPEKLLRDQNMLRLQSGGIREIPLFTHAWGEGK is encoded by the coding sequence ATGGCCCCCTCCCTCCTTTCGGCCGACGACCTTCAGCCACTGCTGGACGAGGTCTCTCGATTCTGCAGTGCCGAAATGGCCTTAATAACCATCCGTCCGGAAACACCGGCTTCTGTTGAAGATATTTCGAAGCTCAGTCAATCTGCTTTCGAATTTGGCATTCTGCCCGGGGATTCTCAGGAGCCAGATTTTGCTCTGTGGGAGCAGCCTGAGAATGTGAATGCAATCGCTTTCAGTATCGACGCCCTTAAACAGATAGCTTCCGTTAATGCCAGTATAGCTCTGGCATGGCACCGTAATGCATTAGCCCGTTTCCTGGCACGGTCTATCGAATCCCGCCTTACCGCAGCGCAGCAAGCGCCACTGGCCTTAACAGTAATCTCAACGGGCCACCATGGCCTTGCCAGAGGCTCTCTGGCCCGCTGGCTAAACCAGAAAGCTGTGAACGAGGATCAATCCATGCTGGCCGACTGGCTGGATCGAGATGTTCACAAGACGACCGTCACAGCACCTTCACAGTGGCAGAACCTGATCTGGCCTGTATGGCACAACGGCGTTATGAGCTGGCAATTTCTGAACCGCAGGGAGATTGCAATTACGCCATGCCTTCCGCAGCACGGGCTCGATGAACTGAACACTTGGCAAGTCAGCGCAAGTTTAGAGGCAGGTGTAGTCAACAAAGCAACGCAGCAACAGGTCTCCTCCATGCTTATTCTGGACGCCTTGGGACTGCTTGCCATAGCGGCTGGCATCAACCAGCACGGCGAAACCATGGCGCAGGCATTTGCGAGTCAGCGCCGTCAGGGTGGCCAAGTCATCAATCAGCACGCCGCTGTCCAGTCTATGCTGGCAACCATTGAGCAAGCTCAATGGGAAACTGAGATCACCCTTGGCAGTCTTACGAAGCCGCTTTCCGCCCTAACCGTCAAAGATGCGCTGATGGCACGCCAGCAACTCCATCCTAAACTATGCCTGGCTGCCAATCTTGTGATGCAAGTTCACGGCGGCCTCGGGTATATGCAGGATTGTGGGCCGGAGAAACTGTTGCGAGATCAGAATATGTTGCGCTTACAAAGTGGCGGTATCCGAGAGATACCCTTGTTCACTCACGCATGGGGAGAAGGTAAATGA
- a CDS encoding trans-sulfuration enzyme family protein, with product MQSDSEPKSEPKPEQGSATRIIHNRRHKDSLGSPYSPVYNTTTYRFPDTASLQDVIEGRTPGNLYTRWGSNPTIRELEQGLAGLEEAEDALAFASGMAAISASLFAHGRNGIVCVGDLYGGTQELLTKHFQPLGIPVTFLLQHEPEQLADALNKPGMLVYCETPANPTLGILDIQELAEQAHAKGALLAVDNTFASPVNQRPLALGADLSIHSATKFLGGHSDLTAGAVMASAERIKPIAQWRKNLGQILAPETAALLSRSLRTLPVRVRQHNENAMKVACAMADHPAIKRVLYPGLPSFPGHAMAAQQMEGFGGVLTLEVKGGREQAAKVADNLQVFLLATSLGGVESLVSQPCATSHQGISREERERRGITDSMLRLSVGLEDAGDLIADLHQALGQL from the coding sequence ATGCAGTCCGATTCAGAGCCTAAATCAGAGCCCAAGCCAGAGCAAGGCAGTGCCACCCGCATTATTCACAACCGCCGCCACAAGGATAGCCTTGGCAGCCCCTATTCGCCGGTTTACAACACCACCACTTACCGCTTCCCAGATACGGCCTCCCTACAGGATGTTATTGAAGGCCGTACGCCAGGCAATCTATACACCCGTTGGGGCAGCAACCCCACCATTCGGGAGCTTGAGCAGGGGCTGGCTGGTCTTGAAGAGGCAGAAGATGCGTTGGCATTTGCCTCTGGCATGGCTGCTATTTCGGCATCCTTGTTTGCCCATGGTCGCAACGGCATTGTCTGCGTTGGGGACCTGTACGGGGGAACTCAAGAACTGCTCACCAAGCATTTCCAGCCTCTGGGTATCCCCGTCACCTTCCTGTTGCAACATGAACCCGAACAACTGGCCGACGCCCTGAACAAGCCCGGCATGCTGGTGTACTGCGAAACCCCGGCCAACCCAACGTTGGGTATACTGGATATTCAGGAGCTGGCGGAACAGGCCCATGCCAAGGGCGCCCTTCTTGCCGTAGACAACACCTTTGCCTCGCCGGTGAATCAGCGCCCGCTGGCACTGGGTGCCGACCTCAGCATTCACAGTGCAACCAAGTTCCTGGGCGGCCACAGCGACCTCACCGCTGGCGCTGTGATGGCCTCGGCAGAGCGTATTAAACCCATCGCCCAATGGCGGAAAAACCTTGGCCAGATTCTGGCGCCAGAAACCGCCGCCCTACTCTCCCGCAGCCTCAGAACCTTGCCGGTACGGGTACGACAGCACAACGAAAATGCCATGAAGGTTGCTTGTGCGATGGCAGACCACCCGGCGATCAAGCGAGTGCTGTATCCGGGTTTACCGAGTTTCCCCGGCCACGCAATGGCCGCCCAGCAAATGGAGGGGTTTGGCGGTGTACTGACTCTGGAGGTTAAGGGGGGCAGGGAGCAGGCTGCAAAAGTAGCCGACAACCTGCAGGTTTTCCTGCTGGCCACCAGCCTGGGCGGCGTAGAAAGCCTGGTTTCCCAGCCCTGCGCCACAAGTCATCAGGGTATAAGCCGCGAGGAGCGAGAGCGCCGGGGGATAACCGATAGCATGCTGCGGCTGTCTGTTGGGCTAGAAGATGCCGGCGACCTGATCGCAGATCTGCATCAGGCACTGGGCCAGTTATAG
- a CDS encoding AEC family transporter: protein MPVMVQALVPVFALIVLGHLFRRWAFPSIEFWPQAERFTYYVLFPAMLVFKLGEARLPASAYGDTALLIGSMLLAMTLVLAAVQFFWRWNGPVFSSVYQGAIRFNSYVGLAAGGMLLGDEGLSLTAVAVAIMVPLLNLLCILMFSLIATQGPVRVGPVLRAIASNPLIIGSILGVTWSFFEIGFHPLLAGTLEPLSNLALPMGLMTVGAGLELKALRGGSMPFVVSSVLKLLLFPLMAAGLALLLGLEGTLVQVAVLLATLPTATSAYILARQLGGDAPLMAGIISGQTLLAMVTIPLMLSILW, encoded by the coding sequence ATGCCGGTTATGGTTCAGGCTCTGGTGCCTGTTTTTGCGCTGATTGTGCTAGGGCACCTGTTCAGGCGCTGGGCATTTCCGTCGATTGAGTTTTGGCCTCAGGCGGAGCGTTTTACCTACTACGTACTCTTTCCCGCCATGTTGGTATTCAAGCTTGGCGAGGCCCGCCTGCCGGCTTCCGCTTATGGCGACACGGCCTTGCTTATTGGCTCTATGCTGCTGGCGATGACGTTGGTGTTAGCTGCCGTGCAGTTTTTCTGGCGCTGGAACGGGCCGGTATTTTCCTCGGTATACCAAGGCGCTATTCGGTTTAATTCCTACGTGGGCCTGGCTGCAGGCGGAATGCTACTTGGCGATGAAGGTCTGTCACTCACTGCGGTCGCTGTTGCCATCATGGTGCCCCTGCTAAACCTGCTGTGCATCCTGATGTTCTCACTGATAGCCACTCAGGGCCCGGTGCGGGTGGGGCCGGTACTACGCGCGATTGCTTCAAACCCTCTGATTATCGGGTCGATCCTCGGCGTGACCTGGAGCTTTTTCGAGATTGGCTTTCACCCGCTCCTTGCCGGCACACTTGAACCCCTGAGCAATCTGGCGTTGCCTATGGGGCTGATGACGGTTGGTGCGGGGCTTGAACTCAAAGCCCTGAGAGGCGGTTCGATGCCGTTTGTGGTGTCGTCCGTATTGAAACTGTTGCTGTTTCCGCTGATGGCGGCAGGCCTTGCTCTTTTATTGGGACTTGAAGGCACGTTGGTTCAGGTGGCGGTGCTTCTGGCCACCCTTCCAACGGCAACGTCGGCTTATATTCTGGCCCGGCAGCTAGGCGGGGATGCACCGCTGATGGCGGGCATAATCAGTGGCCAGACGCTCCTCGCCATGGTGACCATTCCATTAATGCTCAGCATTCTCTGGTAA
- a CDS encoding L-lactate dehydrogenase produces the protein MITPANTTDNRKLAKARLPRMMFDYFDGGAFSEQTLRENTGDFQNLHFRQRVMRDVSSASAAARILGQDVSLPLVLAPVGLAGMLARRGEVQAARAAQNRGVPFCLSTVSICSLEEVAEATNSANWFQLYVLKDRAYSEALLNRAHKAGYSTLVFTVDLPKLGVRYRDVRNGMNGGLSAWGKMQKLSDLLYHPLWLWDVAIKGKPLTFGNLSDAVPSGRSPEDFKAWVDQQFDASVTWKDLEWVRHHWPGKLVIKGIMDPDDARSAVDVGADGIVVSNHGGRQLDGAPSTISALPAIVEAVSGKTEILFDGGIQSGQDIVRALCLGADACLVGRAWAYALAAGGEAAVSKMLENFRYEVELTLALLGKNSVEQLSPDDII, from the coding sequence ATGATTACACCTGCCAATACAACGGATAACCGCAAACTTGCCAAAGCCCGGTTGCCCCGGATGATGTTCGACTATTTTGATGGCGGTGCTTTTTCTGAACAAACTCTCAGAGAGAACACGGGGGATTTCCAAAACCTGCATTTTCGCCAGCGGGTTATGCGGGACGTTTCCAGCGCTTCTGCCGCAGCCCGGATATTGGGCCAGGACGTTTCACTGCCACTGGTACTCGCACCGGTTGGCCTTGCCGGCATGCTCGCGCGTCGGGGAGAGGTGCAGGCGGCCCGGGCAGCTCAGAACAGAGGCGTGCCGTTTTGCCTGAGCACCGTCTCCATCTGCTCGCTGGAAGAGGTTGCTGAGGCAACTAATTCGGCCAACTGGTTTCAGTTGTACGTGCTGAAGGACAGGGCCTACTCAGAAGCTCTGCTCAATCGGGCGCACAAAGCCGGATATTCCACACTGGTTTTCACGGTGGATCTTCCCAAACTTGGCGTGCGGTATCGGGATGTGCGCAACGGCATGAATGGGGGGCTTTCAGCTTGGGGGAAAATGCAGAAACTGTCTGACCTGCTTTACCATCCACTCTGGCTGTGGGACGTTGCCATCAAGGGTAAGCCTCTCACGTTTGGTAATCTCTCCGATGCGGTTCCTTCGGGCCGCAGCCCGGAGGATTTTAAAGCCTGGGTTGATCAACAGTTTGATGCATCTGTTACCTGGAAGGATTTGGAATGGGTACGGCACCATTGGCCAGGCAAGCTTGTGATAAAAGGGATTATGGATCCCGACGACGCCCGTTCGGCGGTGGATGTTGGGGCTGATGGGATTGTTGTGTCTAACCACGGTGGGCGACAGCTTGATGGCGCGCCTTCAACCATCTCGGCGTTGCCAGCTATCGTAGAAGCCGTATCCGGGAAAACCGAGATTTTGTTTGATGGTGGCATACAGTCGGGCCAGGATATTGTGCGAGCACTTTGCTTGGGCGCAGACGCCTGCCTGGTGGGCCGTGCTTGGGCTTATGCGCTGGCAGCCGGTGGCGAGGCAGCCGTGTCTAAAATGCTGGAAAACTTTCGTTATGAGGTGGAGTTGACGCTTGCACTGCTGGGTAAAAATTCGGTAGAACAGTTGAGCCCGGACGATATTATCTAA
- a CDS encoding zinc ABC transporter substrate-binding protein, whose product MRIAKTAISLVLSASALLYGNSALAETYILASLKPLELLVRAVATEDMHTSTLVPAGSSPHNYSMAPSKRRALENADVIFWVGPEMETFLNRLLTGDEFGGRSVALMAPDADAASSERENQDHSQHNDKHGDGHDHGDGEDPHIWVDPQMAVTMAENIRDTLAGLDGTDKPALDRNLERFRAAVTQKEEQIREQLAPLQDVSLFAYHSAFTRFAEHYNLKVEGVLTLNPELSPGARHIADVQNSLRSANHPCLLTEPQFNRQWWRSITQGLDVKFSTWDPLATDIDATANGYAEFQQSIADAVLKCLPENAEH is encoded by the coding sequence ATGCGCATCGCCAAAACAGCCATCTCTTTAGTCCTGAGTGCCAGCGCCCTGCTCTATGGCAACAGTGCTCTTGCAGAGACCTACATACTGGCCTCCCTCAAACCGCTGGAGCTTCTGGTGCGCGCAGTGGCCACCGAAGACATGCACACAAGTACCTTAGTACCTGCAGGCTCCAGTCCCCATAACTATTCTATGGCGCCTTCGAAGCGCCGGGCACTGGAAAACGCCGATGTCATTTTCTGGGTAGGCCCTGAAATGGAGACATTTCTGAACCGTCTCTTAACCGGCGATGAATTTGGTGGGCGCTCAGTTGCACTGATGGCGCCAGACGCCGACGCAGCTAGTTCGGAAAGAGAAAACCAAGACCACAGCCAACACAACGACAAACATGGCGACGGGCATGATCACGGAGATGGAGAAGACCCGCACATCTGGGTAGATCCGCAAATGGCCGTTACCATGGCAGAAAACATTCGGGATACTCTGGCAGGACTAGATGGGACAGACAAGCCAGCTTTGGATCGCAACCTGGAGAGATTCCGGGCAGCCGTTACGCAGAAAGAAGAACAGATAAGAGAGCAGTTAGCGCCCTTGCAGGATGTCAGCCTGTTTGCCTATCATAGCGCCTTCACCCGGTTCGCAGAACACTACAACCTGAAGGTTGAGGGCGTGCTGACACTCAACCCGGAGCTATCGCCGGGGGCCCGGCATATCGCAGACGTTCAGAACAGCCTGCGCAGCGCGAATCACCCCTGCCTGCTGACGGAGCCGCAATTCAACCGGCAGTGGTGGCGCTCTATCACCCAGGGGCTGGATGTAAAATTCAGCACCTGGGATCCGCTGGCCACAGATATTGATGCAACCGCGAACGGTTATGCAGAATTTCAGCAAAGCATCGCCGACGCCGTTCTCAAATGCTTACCAGAGAATGCTGAGCATTAA
- a CDS encoding AraC family transcriptional regulator has translation MTGFLNFRRSITSVRLMADYGVEHGVTIGELLEGSQISPALLMNPNTEITASQELQVIRNLVDKLDDVERTARNIGQRYHCSAYGLWGYGLMCSATARDALQLALRFLPLTYAYTVISYHEENGMGVLDFGEPQLEDRLRQFVVARDMAAAAVLMQELMGESFEVAEVSDNTFVFAREQLSRKLPQANPVTAELCEQQCRTLMERRRSTAGVQAIVMHYLQNSGTRMPTLTAAARHLHISERTLKRHLQAEGVSFRQLLELVRKNRAERLLNQGAMSISEIADRLGFSDASTFSQAFKRWTGEAPSYWAGK, from the coding sequence ATGACCGGATTCTTGAATTTCAGGCGCAGTATCACCAGTGTCCGTTTGATGGCTGATTATGGCGTTGAACACGGAGTGACTATCGGAGAGTTGCTCGAGGGCAGCCAGATATCCCCGGCGTTGCTGATGAATCCAAACACTGAAATCACGGCGAGCCAGGAATTGCAGGTAATCCGGAATCTCGTAGACAAGCTTGATGATGTGGAGCGCACCGCCCGGAATATTGGACAAAGATACCACTGTTCTGCCTACGGGCTATGGGGCTACGGCCTCATGTGTAGTGCTACAGCAAGAGATGCCCTGCAGTTGGCGCTGCGTTTTTTACCACTCACCTATGCTTATACGGTAATTTCATATCACGAAGAAAATGGTATGGGCGTTCTGGATTTCGGTGAGCCGCAGCTTGAGGATCGCTTGAGGCAGTTTGTTGTCGCACGGGATATGGCGGCAGCAGCCGTTCTGATGCAGGAGTTGATGGGGGAGTCTTTCGAGGTTGCGGAGGTTTCCGACAACACGTTTGTGTTTGCCAGAGAGCAATTGTCCCGAAAATTGCCGCAGGCGAATCCGGTAACCGCAGAATTATGCGAACAACAGTGTCGTACGTTAATGGAGCGGCGGCGCAGCACTGCCGGAGTTCAAGCGATCGTCATGCATTATCTGCAAAATTCCGGTACGCGTATGCCTACTTTAACGGCCGCCGCGCGCCATCTTCATATAAGCGAACGAACCCTGAAACGCCATTTGCAGGCCGAAGGAGTCAGTTTCCGGCAATTGCTAGAGCTCGTCCGTAAAAACAGAGCCGAGCGCCTGCTGAATCAGGGTGCAATGAGCATTTCTGAGATTGCAGACCGCTTGGGCTTCAGCGATGCCTCGACATTCTCTCAGGCATTCAAACGCTGGACAGGAGAGGCTCCCAGCTACTGGGCTGGAAAATGA
- a CDS encoding DUF488 domain-containing protein, translated as MMEIRIKRAYEEAARSDGPRILVDRIWPRGVAKEDAELETWLKGLAPSTELRKWFGHDPEKWNEFRQRYLKELKTSGAAEDLEKLQSIVKEHKRITLVFAAKDTEHNNAAALRDFLDNGDLGNGDL; from the coding sequence ATGATGGAAATTCGAATCAAAAGAGCTTACGAAGAGGCTGCGCGCTCTGATGGGCCGCGTATTCTTGTCGATAGAATATGGCCCCGTGGCGTTGCCAAGGAAGACGCAGAGCTTGAGACCTGGCTGAAAGGATTGGCCCCGTCTACCGAGCTGCGAAAGTGGTTCGGTCACGATCCTGAAAAGTGGAATGAGTTTCGGCAGAGATACCTGAAGGAGCTAAAGACATCGGGCGCTGCTGAAGATCTTGAAAAATTGCAGTCGATTGTCAAAGAGCACAAGCGCATAACGCTGGTGTTCGCCGCAAAGGACACAGAGCATAACAATGCTGCGGCCCTTCGCGACTTTCTCGACAACGGCGATCTTGGCAACGGCGACCTATAA
- a CDS encoding putative bifunctional diguanylate cyclase/phosphodiesterase, with protein MSDAADTVFEIFPWNRNFETGIAKIDEQHKVLVEILNRLAWHFASSNSELECGHILDELLSYAAYHFKAEEEIWKTALGEQEMVRSHHDGHQLFFVQIQMYRSSDEPEEKVMGELFSYLTRWLAFHILESDRRMAMTIKAVERGASISEARSEVDGKLSGAVSVMVSALLEIYGRLSSSTIQLMREKMARLRAEDELARLQHEKLHAALEEQASDHEEQLQFLAYSDPVTGLMNRNGMLREIRGVMQQNHLPAGSAALISIDLDNFHKVNARFGEETADRLLGLLARRWGETLAQGGQLARISGDEFVLLLADSGKVEAQLNALRLTAGQPFILDGGSISIAFTAGVVLFPHGGAGDADTVLRQADNTLFRAKQEQKGDWLFLDADEQRQSVERQQLLADVRAGLADNQFRLEYQPKVCMRSGNVVGVEALIRWDHPIKGLLSPIHFIPALEHHPLIIDIGEWVIEQAFRQMTTWDSEGLTLDVGVNIAAMHLQQSGFAENLAGILARYPHVAPQRLDLEILETAALSELDKACSIIRDCESLGVTFSLDDFGTGYSSLSYLKQLPVKTLKIDQGFVRGALSNADDIAILKGIIGLSKAFDRKLVAEGVETREHGELLISLGCYDAQGYAIARPMKPEKIAAWKNQWRPYPEWSAGENATL; from the coding sequence ATGAGTGATGCCGCCGACACAGTTTTTGAAATTTTTCCGTGGAACCGGAATTTCGAAACGGGTATCGCGAAGATCGACGAACAGCACAAGGTGCTTGTTGAAATTCTGAATCGGCTCGCCTGGCATTTCGCTTCTAGCAATTCGGAGCTTGAATGCGGTCATATTCTTGATGAACTGCTTTCTTATGCCGCCTATCACTTCAAAGCGGAGGAGGAAATATGGAAAACGGCTCTGGGTGAGCAGGAAATGGTGCGAAGTCATCATGATGGCCACCAGCTTTTTTTTGTACAGATCCAGATGTACCGCTCAAGCGATGAGCCAGAGGAGAAAGTGATGGGTGAGCTCTTCAGCTATCTGACCCGATGGCTGGCTTTTCATATTCTGGAGTCGGATCGTCGAATGGCCATGACTATCAAAGCAGTAGAGCGCGGAGCCTCCATTTCTGAAGCCAGAAGCGAAGTTGATGGCAAGCTGAGCGGGGCGGTATCCGTCATGGTCTCGGCTTTGCTGGAGATATACGGCAGGCTCTCTTCCAGCACCATACAGTTGATGCGCGAAAAAATGGCGAGGCTCAGAGCCGAGGATGAATTGGCCCGGCTGCAGCATGAAAAACTCCATGCTGCACTGGAGGAACAGGCGTCGGACCATGAGGAACAGCTTCAGTTTTTGGCGTATTCAGATCCTGTAACCGGCCTGATGAATCGTAACGGAATGCTCAGGGAAATCCGCGGAGTTATGCAGCAGAACCATTTGCCAGCTGGATCCGCAGCGTTGATCTCCATCGATCTGGATAATTTTCATAAAGTGAATGCCCGTTTTGGTGAAGAGACTGCCGACCGGCTGCTTGGCTTGCTTGCGAGGCGTTGGGGGGAGACCTTAGCCCAAGGCGGGCAGCTCGCGCGAATTAGTGGAGACGAGTTTGTGCTGCTGCTGGCCGACAGCGGGAAAGTGGAAGCCCAGTTAAACGCACTGAGACTCACAGCGGGGCAACCGTTTATTCTGGATGGTGGCAGTATTTCTATAGCCTTCACCGCCGGTGTTGTCCTGTTCCCCCATGGTGGCGCAGGTGATGCAGATACGGTTCTGCGGCAAGCAGATAACACACTGTTTCGTGCCAAGCAGGAGCAAAAGGGCGACTGGCTGTTTCTGGATGCTGACGAACAGCGCCAATCCGTGGAGCGTCAGCAGCTTCTGGCCGACGTTAGAGCAGGGCTTGCCGACAACCAGTTCAGATTGGAGTACCAGCCCAAAGTTTGCATGCGGTCGGGCAATGTGGTTGGTGTGGAAGCGCTTATCCGTTGGGATCATCCGATAAAAGGCTTGTTAAGCCCGATACACTTTATACCGGCACTTGAGCACCACCCATTGATTATCGATATTGGCGAATGGGTTATTGAACAGGCGTTCCGGCAGATGACCACTTGGGATAGCGAAGGGCTAACTCTGGATGTCGGGGTGAATATCGCGGCAATGCATCTTCAGCAATCGGGCTTTGCGGAAAATCTGGCGGGAATTCTGGCACGCTACCCCCATGTGGCCCCGCAACGGCTCGACCTCGAAATACTTGAAACGGCGGCACTTAGCGAGCTTGATAAAGCATGCAGTATTATCCGGGACTGCGAGAGCCTTGGCGTAACTTTTTCTCTGGATGATTTTGGCACGGGTTACTCTTCGCTTTCATACCTTAAGCAGTTACCGGTTAAAACCCTGAAAATAGATCAGGGTTTTGTGAGAGGCGCACTCTCGAACGCGGATGACATTGCCATACTTAAAGGCATCATCGGCCTGTCTAAGGCATTTGACAGGAAGTTGGTCGCTGAGGGCGTGGAAACCAGAGAGCACGGGGAGCTACTGATCAGCCTTGGCTGCTACGATGCTCAGGGTTATGCCATTGCCAGGCCGATGAAACCGGAGAAAATAGCAGCCTGGAAAAACCAGTGGCGACCTTACCCTGAATGGTCTGCCGGAGAGAATGCAACGCTATGA